Within Massilia litorea, the genomic segment GCGACCGACGGCCAGTACTACTGGAGCGACCGGCTGCAGCAGAGCACCTACCTGGACGGCTACCATTTCGGCATCGACCGCACGCTGAACCATTGCGGTTCCGAGGTAATCAGCGAACTCTATGTGCCGCGCGAGCGCCTGGTGGACTTCATGCACGCGGCTGCGGCTGACTTCAGGCAGCACGGCGTGGACCTCATTTACGGGACAATTCGCTTGATTGAACGCGATACCGAAAGCTTCCTGCCGTGGGCCCGCCAGGACTACGCCTGCATCATCTTCAACCTGCATACACGGCACACACCCGACGGAATCGATGCCACCCACCTGGCTTTTCGCCGGCTGATCGACATGGCCATCGCGCGCGATGGCAGTTTCTACCTGACTTACTCAAGAGCTGCCAGTGCAGAGCAGGTGCACGCCTGCTATCCGAACTTTGCCAGGTTCGTCGAAGCGAAACGCAGATTCGATCCACAGCAGCGCTTCCAGAGCAACTGGTATCGTCATTATTGCGCGTTGCCGACTTGCGCCCAGACGGACCTGGCGGCATGAAGCCAGATAAGCCGAGCAATACGGCCCTCATCGTTGCAGCCGGACTTCAACTGGCGCGCGGAAATGCGGCCTTGCCGGCTGACCTGATGCCGGCTGAGGCGCTGCGCTGCGGCGAACAACTGCTGCAGCGCGTACATCCACGACTGGCCGGCCTGCTGCGCAAGACGTGGTTTCGTCGCCTCTGCAATCTGCTTGAACGGGCAACGCTGCCGGGCATTTGCCTGCACTTCACGCTGCGTAAACAGATGGTGCGCCAACAGGTGCGCGCTGCGATTGCCGGTGGTTGTACCCAAGTAGTCGTGCTCGGCGCCGGACTCGACACCTTGTGCACGGAACTGAAAGCAGCCCGGCCGGAACTGTGCTGCATCGAAATCGACCACCCGGCCACCCAATCCGCGAGACGAAACGGCAGTGACGACACTGATATCGAATTCATTGCAGCCGATCTCAGGCAGCAAGAGCTTGGAGCGATGTTGAAAGCGCATCCCAACTTCTGCCGAATAGCTTCCACCCTGTTCGTGGCCGAAGGATTGCTGATGTATATGCCTCTCGATGCAGTGCGTGCGCTGTTGACACAGATGGCCGCGGCCGCACCGCACTGCGGAGTGACGTTCACGTGGTTTGAGCCGCTCGAACACGGGCTGGCCTTCCCCCATCGTCACGGACACTTCCGTTAGGCGCATTTTAGGTTTTCAAACTGTACCGGGCTGATATACCCGAGAGTGGAATGACGCCGGCGTGGATTGTAGAACCTTTCGATATAGTCGAACACGTCTGCCCGTAAATCATCCCTGGTCCGGTAGTGCTTTTTGCTCAGCCGCTCGGTTTTCAGCGTCGAAAAGAAGCTTTCCATTGCAGCGTTGTCCCAGCAGTTGCCGCGACGGCTCATGCTGCAAACGATGCCGTGCGATTCGAGCAAGCGCTGGAAGTCTTCGCTGGTGTATTGCGAGCCCTGGTCCGAGTGATGCAATACTGCCCGAGGCCGGCCGCGGCGGAAGATGGCCATCAGCAGGGCATCCATTACCAGCTGCGCTGTCATGGTCGGTTGCATCGACCAGCCCACCACACGCCGCGAGTACAGGTCAAGGACGACAGCGACAAACAGCCAGCCTTCGCCAGTCCATACGTAAGTAAAGTCAGCAGCCCATTTCTGGTTCGGGCCTGGCGCTTCAAATTGCCGGTCCAGCAGGTTCGGCGCGATGGCGTGGACTGGCGAATCGAGCTGCCCAGGTGCGCGGCGACGCTTGTGGCGGGCCTTGATGCCGGCAGCTTTCATCAGCCGTGCCACGCGGTTCTCACTGCAGGCAAAGCCAGCATCGATAAGGTCTCGCACTACGCGCGGCGAACCGTATGTGCCATCGCTGGCTTCGTGGCTGTGCTTGATCGCCTTGAGGAGCTGCGCATTCTCACGTTCATGCGCACTTATTGGTCGGCCGAGCCAGTCGTAAAAACCACTGCTCGACACACCAAGCAGACGACACATCG encodes:
- a CDS encoding class I SAM-dependent methyltransferase, which produces MKPDKPSNTALIVAAGLQLARGNAALPADLMPAEALRCGEQLLQRVHPRLAGLLRKTWFRRLCNLLERATLPGICLHFTLRKQMVRQQVRAAIAGGCTQVVVLGAGLDTLCTELKAARPELCCIEIDHPATQSARRNGSDDTDIEFIAADLRQQELGAMLKAHPNFCRIASTLFVAEGLLMYMPLDAVRALLTQMAAAAPHCGVTFTWFEPLEHGLAFPHRHGHFR
- a CDS encoding IS3 family transposase (programmed frameshift) encodes the protein MARERRLFSEEFKREAVKLVGQPGASKAAIARDLGIGANLLGRWCRDANVDAEVTGGGEKVSTQEYERMRRELAKVKTERDILKKAPRLLRSRPQVKYGFIAKYRAIWPTRTMCRLLGVSSSGFYDWLGRPISAHERENAQLLKAIKHSHEASDGTYGSPRVVRDLIDAGFACSENRVARLMKAAGIKARHKRRRAPGQLDSPVHAIAPNLLDRQFEAPGPNQKWAADFTYVWTGEGWLFVAVVLDLYSRRVVGWSMQPTMTAQLVMDALLMAIFRRGRPRAVLHHSDQGSQYTSEDFQRLLESHGIVCSMSRRGNCWDNAAMESFFSTLKTERLSKKHYRTRDDLRADVFDYIERFYNPRRRHSTLGYISPVQFENLKCA